The nucleotide sequence GATAAAGGCCGCCGCCGAGGCCGTGTTGATCACATGGCCGCCCTGCCCGCGCGCCACCATGTTCGGCAGGAACGCGTGGCAGCCGTGCACCACGCCCATCAGGTTGATGTCCATGACCCGGCGCCAGGTGTCCAGCGAGGTGTCCAGAAAACGACCGGCACTGCCGATACCGGCATTGTTCATCAGGATATCCAGCGCCGGGATCTCGGCATGCACGGCGTCGGCCATGGCCTGCACGCTGTTGTTGTCCGCCACGTCACAGTGCAGCGGCCGGGCGGTGGCGCCCAGTGCACGAATCTGCGTGGCAGTGTCTTCCGCCTGGGCCAGGTTGATGTCCGCTACCCACAGCCGGGCGCCGGCGCGTGCAAAGGCGAGCGCGGTTTCCCGGCCAATACCACTGCCGGCGCCAGTGACCAGCACTTCCTTATCACGAAATGTTTTCACGGGAGACGTCCTGTTCTGAGGGGATGGCGGATTCTAACCAGCGCCGCCTTCATCAGAGAAAGCCCCGGCGCCGTCAGGGCCGGGCGCCCGAGTGATGTGCTGCGGCGCTGCGTTCCAGCCGCAACTGTTCCTGTTGCAACAGGCGGCTGACATCGCGCAGGTCACGGATGCGCTGCTCCACGGCGGCACGCTTCTGCGCCATCAGCGCGGCGCCCTGGGCACAGTCAATGCTGCCGGCCTGCAGGGCGTTCATCACTTCACGGATTTCTTTCAGTGAAAAACCCAGCGCCTTGAGCTGCCGCATCATGATGACGCGCT is from Isoalcanivorax pacificus W11-5 and encodes:
- a CDS encoding SDR family NAD(P)-dependent oxidoreductase; this translates as MKTFRDKEVLVTGAGSGIGRETALAFARAGARLWVADINLAQAEDTATQIRALGATARPLHCDVADNNSVQAMADAVHAEIPALDILMNNAGIGSAGRFLDTSLDTWRRVMDINLMGVVHGCHAFLPNMVARGQGGHVINTASAAAFIAAPDMPIYAASKFAVQGFTESLRGDMATHGIGVTAICPGIINTAIVANSIMEGKMGEGARHDKVVQFYQKRNYTPAQVAKVILRAVQRNVAVQPVSPEAWGMYFAKRIAPGLVSRLSEKELPFLK
- a CDS encoding MerR family transcriptional regulator produces the protein MRIAELAQRTGVSRHTLRYYEKEGLLSEVVRAGNNYRDYPEQMVQRVIMMRQLKALGFSLKEIREVMNALQAGSIDCAQGAALMAQKRAAVEQRIRDLRDVSRLLQQEQLRLERSAAAHHSGARP